One genomic window of Dictyoglomus sp. includes the following:
- a CDS encoding GTP-binding protein, with protein DGAILVVAANDGPMPQTREHILLARQVGVPHIVVFMNKTDMVDDPELLDLVELEVRELLSKYGFPGDEIPVIRGSALKAMESPSKDPNAEEYRCIQELLDAIDTYIPEPVRETDKPFLMPIEDVFSISGRGTVVTGRVERGVIKVGDEVEIVGLGETRKTVATGIEMFRKVLDEGRAGDNIGVLLRGIGKD; from the coding sequence GATGGGGCGATATTAGTGGTAGCAGCGAATGATGGGCCGATGCCGCAGACTAGGGAGCATATATTACTTGCAAGGCAGGTAGGAGTTCCTCATATAGTAGTATTTATGAACAAGACAGACATGGTAGATGATCCGGAGCTACTTGATTTAGTGGAGCTTGAGGTTAGGGAGCTACTTAGCAAGTATGGATTTCCAGGGGATGAGATACCTGTGATAAGAGGCAGTGCGCTTAAGGCGATGGAAAGTCCGAGTAAAGATCCCAATGCAGAGGAGTACAGGTGTATACAGGAGTTATTAGATGCGATAGATACGTATATACCAGAGCCGGTCAGGGAGACAGACAAGCCATTTTTGATGCCTATAGAGGATGTATTTAGTATTTCTGGTCGTGGGACAGTTGTTACAGGAAGGGTAGAGCGTGGAGTAATAAAGGTAGGTGATGAGGTAGAGATAGTTGGTTTAGGTGAGACGCGTAAGACTGTGGCAACAGGGATAGAGATGTTCAGGAAAGTGCTTGATGAAGGAAGGGCGGGAGACAACATAGGGGTGTTACTTAGGGGTATAGGGAAAGACG